AGCGTACCTCGGCTCGGACGTCGTTCCCCAATGGATCGTCTCATGCCTGTTTCCTGTTCCAGACGTTTTCAGCCCGCGGCCTTGGACGAACCCGCCTGCTGTTCACAGAGCAACGAAACCAGACTGTCGCAAAGCTTCATGCTCTCGGCCGCAAACGCGTCGATCCGGTTTCGCAGCAGGGAGAAGATCGACAGCGCGGGGATGGCAATCAGCAATCCCCAGAAGGTCGTGATCAAAGCGACAGAGATGTCGCCGGCCAGCTTGGCGGCGTCGGGCATCCCCCCGCCCGCGGAATAGATCCGAGCGAATGCGTTGATCATGCCGACCACCGTGCCGAACAGGCCGATCATCGGGCTGATGTTGCCGATCACGTTGAGGTACTCGATACGGCGGAACAGCCGTGTCGCCTGCTCCTCGACCGCCTCGGTGATGGCGGCACGCGCCGACTCGCGGCCGGCAGACAGTCGTGCGATGCCCGCGCAGGCCGCCTGTCCGAGCATGGTCTCGTCCTCCCGCGTGATCTCGACGATGTCCCGCGCCTGTCCCCGCCGGGCGGCCAGAACCAGCGCCTTGGCCAGTCCGGCCGGCACCTGCGTCGATCGGCGCAGAACGATCAGATAGTGAATAATCAGCGCTACAGAGACAACCGACAACGGAACGAGAACAAACCAGGTGATCCAGCCGCCATCCACCAGGAATTTGCCGAGCACCGTGCTCGACGGGCCGGTCTGAGAAATCACCCCTGTTCCCGCTGTGCCGCTCCAGAGCCATGAGATTGCCATAGGTTCCCTCGCGATGTTCTGCGTGCCAGGCACGGGCGCCCCGCCTGACCAAGCCTCCCAGGCCCCCTCCCCAACCGACGACCGAAGACGGTCCACTGACTACTTTTTCATCCTTTCCAACTCCTGTGATGCCCGGCCGACCCACTCGTCCGCGGCCGGGTAACTGCGAACCAGCTCCGACCACAACCTGGCGGCCTGTTCGGGCTTTCCGCTCTGCCGGCAGATCGCTCCCGCCTCGTAAAGGCTCTCCGGTGCCAAGGCATGACCCGGAAAGTGAATCACGACCCGCATGAACGCCAAACCCGCACGTTTGCGGTCAACTTCGGCGTCCGCCGTCTCGTTGCCACCCGCCCGTCCGAGCATCGCCTTGCCCTGCCAGAAGAAAAGCTCCGCGACGGCCCCGTCGGGCGACTTGAGAATCGCATCAATCCGTTTGAGGGCTTCATCAAATTGCCCGCTGCTGATCAAATGCCGGACTTCTTCCAGCTGCCTGGCCGCCTCGGCACCGACGGCCCCGGCCGGTTGAGAAGCCGTCGCTCCATTGCCGGATGCCGGTCCGGTGGTCGTGGTCGGCCAGGTCTCGCGCCATCGCCGCAGAAACCGAGCGGCTTCGTCGTCGCCGTGACGATTGATGAACTCAGCCACCGAGTCGGCCGCCGCCTGAAGGAAGGTCGATCCCGCAGCGGGGAGGTTTGACGGCCTCAGCCGCTCGACCAGATCCGGCTCCTGATCGAGGATCTCCAAGTACACCTCGACCGTCCGATCGAATTGCCCCTGCTTGTCAAGGGCCTTCAACAGCCGACAGCGAACCAGTTGGCGGCGGTCCAGTTCGCCTTGGGCGGGTGCTTGGGTTTGCCTGAGAAGCCGCCCATAGTTGGCTGCCGCCTGCCGGATATGTCCGTCGCTCTGCTGCTTTTCGGCAAGGTTGAACAACGGCCAGTTCGTGATCTGCAGGTAGTCGATCTCTTCAATGGCAGCGGCGGCCTCTCGTCC
The window above is part of the Phycisphaerae bacterium genome. Proteins encoded here:
- a CDS encoding MotA/TolQ/ExbB proton channel family protein — protein: MAISWLWSGTAGTGVISQTGPSSTVLGKFLVDGGWITWFVLVPLSVVSVALIIHYLIVLRRSTQVPAGLAKALVLAARRGQARDIVEITREDETMLGQAACAGIARLSAGRESARAAITEAVEEQATRLFRRIEYLNVIGNISPMIGLFGTVVGMINAFARIYSAGGGMPDAAKLAGDISVALITTFWGLLIAIPALSIFSLLRNRIDAFAAESMKLCDSLVSLLCEQQAGSSKAAG